Proteins encoded within one genomic window of Zootoca vivipara chromosome 12, rZooViv1.1, whole genome shotgun sequence:
- the LOC118092329 gene encoding zinc finger protein 345-like isoform X1, producing MKETDPAKLERMEGGRWTVDQMRLSPSSFPTTSVLPLPGTSKSSDGDESEGKNKGDHKRVHMAEKSECGENIGQSSQSTSHQRKSFVQRDSLTSHERAQSREKLNQCTECGKTFSRKDTLTLHQRIHTGEKPYQCLECGKSFRNSSNLTSHQRIHTGEKPYQCFRCGKSFSRKDSLTSHQKVHTGEKPCQCLECGKSFSHRNSLISHQTIHTGEKPYQCFECGKSFSQSAHLTSHQRIHTGEKPYQCLECGKSFNQQNSLTSHQRIHTGEKPYQCFECGKSFSHRHSLISHQIVHTGEKPYQCLECGKSFSQRTNLTSHQRIHTGEKPYPCFKCGKSFRLSANLTSHQRIHTGEKPYQCLECGKSFSHRNNLTTHQRIHTGEKPYQCLECGKSFREGTKLTSHQRIHTGEKPYQCLECGKSFREGTTLTSHQKVHTGEKPYQCFECGKSFSHRHGLISHQRIHTGEKPYQCLECGKSFRHRDALTLHQRVHKGEKPYQCFECGKRFREGTKLTSHQRVHTGEKPYQCLECGKSFSQSSSLTSHQRIHTGEKPYQCLECGKSFSHRHRLTSHQRIHTGEKPYQCQECGKSFSQSAHLKNHKIIHVGQKPYQCRECGKCFSQKGNLTSHHRIHTGEKPYQCFECGKSFSQSVHLTSHLRIHTGEKPYQCLECGKSFSHRSNLTSHQIIHTREKTSQCLEIGSPNNPSSS from the coding sequence atggtgatgaatcggaagggaagaacaagggggaccacaAGAGAGTCCACATGGCAGAGAAGtcagagtgtggagagaacatcGGTCAGAGCTCCCAGTCCACCTCCCATCAAAGAAAATCCTTCGTTCAGAGGGATAGCCTCACTTCACATGAAAGAGCACAGAGTAGGGAGAAATTGAATCAGTGCACAGAATGTGGGAAGACCTTCAGTCGGAAGGATACTCTCACtttgcatcaaagaattcatacaggggagaaaccctatcagtgcttggaatgtggaaagagcttcagaaatagctccaatctcacttcccatcaaagaattcatacaggggagaaaccctatcagtgcttcagatgtggaaagagcttcagtcggaaggataGTCTCACCTCCCATCAAaaagttcatacaggggagaaaccctgtcagtgcttggaatgtggaaagagcttcagtcacaggaatagtctcatttcccatcaaacaattcatacaggggagaaaccctatcagtgttttgaatgtggaaagagcttcagtcaaagtgcccatctcacttcccatcaaagaattcatacaggggagaaaccctatcagtgcttggaatgtggaaagagcttcaatcagcagaatagtctcacttcccatcaaagaattcatacaggggagaaaccatatcagtgcttcgaatgtggaaagagcttcagtcacaggcatagtctcatttcccatcaaatagttcatacaggggagaaaccctatcagtgcttggaatgtggaaagagcttcagtcagagaacCAATCTCacgtcccatcaaagaattcatacaggggagaaaccctatccgtgcttcaaatgtggaaagagctttcgccTGAGTgctaatctcacttcccatcagagaattcatacaggggagaaaccctatcagtgcttggaatgtggaaagagcttcagtcacagaaaCAATCTAAcaacccatcaaagaattcatacaggggagaaaccctatcaatgcttggaatgtggaaagagcttccgggaGGGGACcaagctcacttcccatcaaagaattcatacaggcgagaaaccctatcagtgcttggaatgtggaaagagcttccgggaGGGGACCacgctcacttcccatcaaaaagttcatacaggggagaaaccatatcagtgctttgaatgtggaaagagcttcagtcacaggcatggtctcatttcccatcaaagaattcatacaggggagaaaccctatcagtgcttggaatgtggaaagagctttcgtcatAGAGATGCTCTCACTTTGCATCAAAGAGTCCAtaaaggggagaaaccatatcagtgctttgaatgtgggaaGAGGTTCCGGGAGGGGaccaaactcacttcccatcaaagagtccatacaggggagaaaccatatcagtgcttggaatgtggaaagagcttcagtcagagttccaGTCTCacgtcccatcaaagaattcatacaggggagaaaccctatcagtgcttggaatgtggaaagagcttcagtcacaggcatagactcacttcccatcaaagaattcatacaggggagaaaccctatcagtgccaagaatgtggaaagagcttcagtcaaagtgccCATCTCAAGAACCATAAAATAATTCATGTAgggcagaaaccctatcagtgcagagaatgtggaaagtgtttcagtcagaagggcaatctcacttcccatcacagaattcatacaggcgagaaaccctatcagtgttttgaatgtgggaagagcttcagtcaaagtgtcCATCTCACTTCTCAtctaagaattcatacaggggagaaaccctatcagtgcttggaatgtggaaagagcttcagtcacaggtcaaatctcacttcccatcaaataattcatactagAGAGAAAACGTCTCAGTGTCTGGAAATTGGCTCACCAAATAATCCAAGTTCTTCGtaa
- the LOC118092329 gene encoding zinc finger protein 850-like isoform X2: protein MAEKSECGENIGQSSQSTSHQRKSFVQRDSLTSHERAQSREKLNQCTECGKTFSRKDTLTLHQRIHTGEKPYQCLECGKSFRNSSNLTSHQRIHTGEKPYQCFRCGKSFSRKDSLTSHQKVHTGEKPCQCLECGKSFSHRNSLISHQTIHTGEKPYQCFECGKSFSQSAHLTSHQRIHTGEKPYQCLECGKSFNQQNSLTSHQRIHTGEKPYQCFECGKSFSHRHSLISHQIVHTGEKPYQCLECGKSFSQRTNLTSHQRIHTGEKPYPCFKCGKSFRLSANLTSHQRIHTGEKPYQCLECGKSFSHRNNLTTHQRIHTGEKPYQCLECGKSFREGTKLTSHQRIHTGEKPYQCLECGKSFREGTTLTSHQKVHTGEKPYQCFECGKSFSHRHGLISHQRIHTGEKPYQCLECGKSFRHRDALTLHQRVHKGEKPYQCFECGKRFREGTKLTSHQRVHTGEKPYQCLECGKSFSQSSSLTSHQRIHTGEKPYQCLECGKSFSHRHRLTSHQRIHTGEKPYQCQECGKSFSQSAHLKNHKIIHVGQKPYQCRECGKCFSQKGNLTSHHRIHTGEKPYQCFECGKSFSQSVHLTSHLRIHTGEKPYQCLECGKSFSHRSNLTSHQIIHTREKTSQCLEIGSPNNPSSS from the coding sequence ATGGCAGAGAAGtcagagtgtggagagaacatcGGTCAGAGCTCCCAGTCCACCTCCCATCAAAGAAAATCCTTCGTTCAGAGGGATAGCCTCACTTCACATGAAAGAGCACAGAGTAGGGAGAAATTGAATCAGTGCACAGAATGTGGGAAGACCTTCAGTCGGAAGGATACTCTCACtttgcatcaaagaattcatacaggggagaaaccctatcagtgcttggaatgtggaaagagcttcagaaatagctccaatctcacttcccatcaaagaattcatacaggggagaaaccctatcagtgcttcagatgtggaaagagcttcagtcggaaggataGTCTCACCTCCCATCAAaaagttcatacaggggagaaaccctgtcagtgcttggaatgtggaaagagcttcagtcacaggaatagtctcatttcccatcaaacaattcatacaggggagaaaccctatcagtgttttgaatgtggaaagagcttcagtcaaagtgcccatctcacttcccatcaaagaattcatacaggggagaaaccctatcagtgcttggaatgtggaaagagcttcaatcagcagaatagtctcacttcccatcaaagaattcatacaggggagaaaccatatcagtgcttcgaatgtggaaagagcttcagtcacaggcatagtctcatttcccatcaaatagttcatacaggggagaaaccctatcagtgcttggaatgtggaaagagcttcagtcagagaacCAATCTCacgtcccatcaaagaattcatacaggggagaaaccctatccgtgcttcaaatgtggaaagagctttcgccTGAGTgctaatctcacttcccatcagagaattcatacaggggagaaaccctatcagtgcttggaatgtggaaagagcttcagtcacagaaaCAATCTAAcaacccatcaaagaattcatacaggggagaaaccctatcaatgcttggaatgtggaaagagcttccgggaGGGGACcaagctcacttcccatcaaagaattcatacaggcgagaaaccctatcagtgcttggaatgtggaaagagcttccgggaGGGGACCacgctcacttcccatcaaaaagttcatacaggggagaaaccatatcagtgctttgaatgtggaaagagcttcagtcacaggcatggtctcatttcccatcaaagaattcatacaggggagaaaccctatcagtgcttggaatgtggaaagagctttcgtcatAGAGATGCTCTCACTTTGCATCAAAGAGTCCAtaaaggggagaaaccatatcagtgctttgaatgtgggaaGAGGTTCCGGGAGGGGaccaaactcacttcccatcaaagagtccatacaggggagaaaccatatcagtgcttggaatgtggaaagagcttcagtcagagttccaGTCTCacgtcccatcaaagaattcatacaggggagaaaccctatcagtgcttggaatgtggaaagagcttcagtcacaggcatagactcacttcccatcaaagaattcatacaggggagaaaccctatcagtgccaagaatgtggaaagagcttcagtcaaagtgccCATCTCAAGAACCATAAAATAATTCATGTAgggcagaaaccctatcagtgcagagaatgtggaaagtgtttcagtcagaagggcaatctcacttcccatcacagaattcatacaggcgagaaaccctatcagtgttttgaatgtgggaagagcttcagtcaaagtgtcCATCTCACTTCTCAtctaagaattcatacaggggagaaaccctatcagtgcttggaatgtggaaagagcttcagtcacaggtcaaatctcacttcccatcaaataattcatactagAGAGAAAACGTCTCAGTGTCTGGAAATTGGCTCACCAAATAATCCAAGTTCTTCGtaa